A region from the Acyrthosiphon pisum isolate AL4f chromosome A1, pea_aphid_22Mar2018_4r6ur, whole genome shotgun sequence genome encodes:
- the LOC100166881 gene encoding acetylcholine receptor subunit alpha-like 1 isoform X2: protein MTINAWVSMTWQDEKLLWNVSDYGDTKVVNMAYDEIWMPDIVAYNSADGHHDETYGKINCVVRSDGMVHWIPPAKFRVFCDVDLTNWPFGEHTCSLRLGSWTYDGNSVSMQINQKINTADMINLEEGCKWDITKVTQRRRVESYSCNSNDIYEDIHYSITVKRKIPAYHSIVVIPAIVVVFLTLSVFWLPPESTEKFMLSGVTLVIVCILLMMISGNVPIMSDRIPLIVMFYSNSLGMVTLSMVFSVLLHNLAKYKQPDHKVPKYITQLLNTKFGTVMRFTSMKNDDEDKILDESNDDKSQYPQLKESQWYYLALILDRTMFIVYLFLFIAMVIYFLK, encoded by the exons ATGACCATTAACGCCTGGGTATCGAtg ACTTGGCAAGATGAAAAACTTCTGTGGAATGTATCAGATTACGGAGACACAAAAGTTGTAAACATGGCTTATGATGAAATATGGATGCCCGATATTGTGGCCTACAACAG TGCTGACGGGCATCATGACGAGACTTATGGGAAGATTAACTGTGTAGTCCGTTCGGATGGAATGGTTCATTGGATACCACCAGCCAAGTTCCGAGTCTTTTGCGATGTAGACTTGACCAATTGGCCATTTGGAGAGCACACCTGTTCGTTGAGACTCGGCTCTTGGACGTACGACGGCAATTCCGTTAGCATGCAAATCAATCAGAAAATAAAC ACTGCCGACATGATAAACTTGGAAGAAGGTTGTAAATGGGACATCACAAAGGTAACGCAAAGACGAAGAGTCGAGAGCTACTCTTGCAATTCCAACGACATATACGAAGACATTCACTACAGCATCACCGTGAAGAGGAAAATACCGGCGTACCACAGCATAGTTGTCATACCAgcgatag TCGTCGTGTTCCTGACGCTATCCGTCTTTTGGCTACCTCCGGAGTCGACGGAGAAGTTTATGTTGAGTGGCGTTACTCTGGTCATAGTATGCATACTGTTAATGATGATCTCCGGCAATGTGCCCATCATGAGCGACCGTATCCCGTTAATAG TAATGTTTTACTCAAACTCGCTGGGCATGGTCACTCTATCGATGGTATTCTCAGTGTTGTTACACAATCTAGCTAAATACAAGCAACCCGACCATAAAGTACCCAAGTATATCACTCAGCTGTTGAACACAAAATTCGGAACCGTCATGAGATTTACATCAAtgaag AACGATGACGAGGACAAGATATTGGACGAATCAAATGATGATAAATCACAATATCCTCAACTGAAAGAAAGTCAATGGTATTATCTGGCTCTGATTTTAGATAGAACgatgtttattgtttacttatttttgttcattgctATGGTGATTTATTTTCTGAAGTGA
- the LOC100160756 gene encoding thrombospondin type-1 domain-containing protein 7A has product MFFPRVGLLITLLVLQISLYRCGLPPPSNEITQNFLWNTDAVEWRIGEWEPCTRSEDTGLNDNQGIRRRKITCVMVIHDGIKLEEPVKTEDSSCQNLSPGTPPVEICSLEQNQDCVVTEYSNWTICCGGTQRRTRSVVIEQKNDGAKCPPLTESRVCVPDEPSCSNYYPFGLYQLKVNQWQQCVPFSEHTMGDNDGILNSGSHSDTFYKHWPQVGTQKRSMSCFDESGILVSLSFCEDKQLPTNTRACIIAQDCVVSDWTDWEITQGGCISAGGKIRAEEAIRKRQILRLHEGQGSPCPHLVETRTTKENLPLCADKYKWLISSWSKCSQPISNSSVQCGGGLQYRNITCIEFMTGKFMDPSVCRILDTPPTIQRCEIPCPRDCQVGPWSKWGPCKPSKCPSDLDNESQEEFEVGYRKRTRIAIVPPSEYGVQCPSLNEVQPCQNPQCYVWDYEQWGSCTLDEPTEKCGPGQRNRQVYCTTHEKEVVHNSLCSKLKPSESEPCSVPCPEDCVVSGWSDWSECSMGCSIESDIGVRYRNRTVIGPPGKTGHPCPSKDDMVQFENCNTHGCYGLSWLVLPWTDCNGTCDHGTQTREVWCMKGNDKKVKDENCKELPKPVTSRDCSIDCKSKICVLSDWSDWSECPQDSCINEQTDLTKFKRQRNRVILGGESCGPIFEEESCQIPNKICPKFSLVFGAWSHCELAEGVTCGHGLRTRDFRCKDNDSLVHVELKNCLQNLNVTPSSVERCHVDCQTPCQMTEWSHWSSCPQPCSGLRTRTRELIGDSISHPACKGIRLVETTKCPCSEYFPQPTSDWSFCLTNETDGCGAGTRYRSLGCYNVDNHLVDPALCGGSTGIEEEPCLVPCSIDCQMSDWNEWGVCNKLCGPGTHHRYRTIERNAANGGRPCGETVQTKVCNTPCNSFQWTTEPWSQCKLPDKDKQKGCGEGEMFRLVRCIHINTGIELSEEYCDWTTRPDGVNLCTIACPGDCVLSSWSDWSICPKDCLSSQEQQRTRLLLRSQSPTGANCPIAIQTQPCHLNFTCFKYSWKTITNVSCLPLGGSPCGEGMTVGAVYCERSDGRTVSDRFCADQPRPNPLDKWCYIDCPVDCALEGWSPWNSSCSCNDTGVSRRAYTAMNPSATGRQCPMTVEQWKPCPAVPCYSWSLGPWSACQLHGAACGHGVTNRNVTCVRTNDGETVESTFCGSLGQQKPLSWQNCYVSCGPGCTLSEWSQWSHCHGDCEKETIGYETRSRTVISQSPAGTTACTDPLWETRDCRIPPCMTYDWALTPNADVICRRSDGLVVLESSCNQSEKPKSMCSTLQGSYICTKDICMPDDKLQCDQMTTWEQLKHDPRVVEYIFCFGFVVKMVIIIGVILYFLRRSKKQNECKYHKQPDLA; this is encoded by the exons ATGTTTTTCCCCCGCGTCGGATTGCTGATCACCTTATTAGTCTTGCAAATCAGCTTGTACCGATGCGGTCTGCCACCACCGTCGAACGAAATCACTCAAAACTTTCTGTGGAATACTG ATGCTGTGGAGTGGAGAATCGGCGAATGGGAACCGTGCACCAGGTCCGAAGACACCGGCCTGAACGACAACCAGGGTATACGCCGCAGGAAGATCACGTGTGTCATGGTCATACACGACGGAATAAAACTCGag GAACCAGTCAAAACTGAAGACAGTAGTTGCCAAAATCTATCACCCGGAACACCTCCTGTAGAAATATGTTCACTTGAACAAAACCAAGACTGCGTAGTCACTGAGTACTCAAACTGGACAATCTGCTGTGGAGGAACACAACGTAGGACGAGAAGTGTAGTAATTGAGCAGAAAAACGATGGAGCTAAATGTCCGCCG CTGACAGAATCGCGTGTCTGTGTACCGGACGAACCTTCGTGTTCGAACTACTATCCATTTGGTTTATACCAACTGAAAGTCAATCAATGGCAGCAGTGTGTTCCGTTTTCCGAACATACCATGGGCGACAATGATGGCATACTAAATTCTGGCTCACATtcagatacattttataaacactGGCCTCAAGTGGGCACACAAAAGCGATCGATGAGCTGTTTTGACGAGTCAGGCATACTCGTTTCTCTCAGCTTTTGCGAAGACAAACAGTTACCCACCAACACCCGGGCATGTATCATTGCTCAAGATTGCGTTGTAAGCGATTGGACCGATTGGGAGATTACGCAAGGCGGGTGTATTAGCGCTGGTGGAAAA ATCCGAGCCGAAGAAGCGATTAGGAAGCGTCAAATTCTCCGTTTACACGAAGGGCAGGGCTCCCCATGTCCTCATCTCGTAGAAACAAGaactacaaaagaaaatttaccACTGTGTGCTGACAA ataTAAATGGCTAATATCAAGTTGGAGTAAATGTTCACAACCAATTTCTAATTCATCAGTTCAATGTGGTGGTGGGCTTCAATATAGGAACATCACTTGTATTGAATTTATGACTGGTAAATTTATGGATCCGTCAGTTTGTCGTATTCTGGATACACCACCAACAATCCAGAG atgcGAAATACCATGTCCAAGAGATTGTCAAGTTGGACCGTGGAGTAAATGGGGCCCTTGCAAGCCATCAAAATGTCCCTCTGACCTTGACAATGAATCACAAGAAG AATTTGAAGTCGGATACAGGAAAAGAACTAGAATAGCAATTGTACCACCTAGTGAATACGGTGTACAATGTCCCAGTCTAAATGAAGTACAACCTTGTCAAAATCCACAATGTTACGTTTGGGATTACGAGCAATGGGGAAGTTGCACGCTTGATGAACCTACTGAGAAATGCGGTCCCGGACAAAGGAATAGACAGGTGTATTGCACTACACACGAAAAG GAAGTGGTACATAACTCGTTGTGTTCTAAGCTCAAGCCGTCAGAATCCGAACCATGTTCAGTGCCGTGCCCAGAAGATTGTGTGGTATCTGGATGGTCAGACTGGAGTGAATGTTCCATGGGATGTTCCATCGAATCCGATATAGGCGTTAGATATAGAAACCGTACTGTAATTGGACCTCCAGGAAAAACTGGACACCCGTGTCCGTCCAAAGATGATATGGTCcagtttgaaaattgtaatacgCACGGATGCTATGGACTGAGCTGGTTAGTCTTACCATGGACAGACTGCAACGGAACATGTGACCATGGAACACAGACAAGAGAAGTTTGGTGCATGAAAGGAAATGATAAAAAAGTCAAAGATGAAAA ttgcaAGGAATTACCGAAACCAGTTACTTCGAGAGATTGTTCCATAGattgtaaaagtaaaatatgtgtTCTTTCGGACTGGAGCGATTGGTCAGAATGTCCTCAAGATTCATgtataaatg aacaaaCGGATTTAACCAAATTCAAACGTCAACGGAACCGAGTTATTCTTGGTGGTGAATCCTGTGGTCCAATATTCGAAGAGGAATCGTGTcaaattccaaataaaatatgcCCTAAATTCAGTTTGGTTTTCGGCGCTTGGTCTCATTGCGAACTAGCAGAAGGTGTCACCTGCGGCCATGGCCTGAGAACAAGAG ATTTCCGGTGTAAAGATAACGATTCGCTTGTTCACGTTGAGCTGAAAAACTGTCTACAAAACTTAAACGTTACACCAAGTAGCGTTGAACGATGTCACGTTGACTGCCAAACTCCGTGCCAGATGACCGAATGGTCACATTGGTCGTCGTGCCCTCAGCCATGTTCGGGTTTACGTACCAGAACCAGGGAGCTTATTGGAGATTCTATATCGCATCCGGCTTGCAAAGGAATACGTCTCGTTGAAACAACGAAATGCCCGTGCTCTGAATATTTCCCGCAGCCTACTTCCGATTGGTCGTTTTGTTTAACAAACGAAACCGACGGGTGTGGAGCTGGCACGCGATATAGGTCATTGGGATGTTACAACGTGGACAACCATCTGGTCGATCCAGC GCTGTGTGGTGGTAGTACAGGAATCGAAGAAGAACCATGTTTGGTACCGTGTTCGATTGATTGCCAAATGTCTGATTGGAATGAATGGGGTGTATGTAATAAGCTGTGTGGACCAGGGACGCATCACCGTTATAGaacc ATCGAACGAAACGCAGCAAATGGCGGGAGACCATGCGGTGAAACGGTACAAACAAAAGTCTGTAACACACCGTGTAACAGTTTCCAGTGGACTACCGAACCATGGAGCCAGTGCAAATTACCGGATAAGGATAAACAGAAAGGCTGTGGTGAAGGAGAAATGTTTAGATTAGTGCG ATGTATTCACATAAATACTGGAATAGAGTTGTCGGAAGAATACTGCGATTGGACCACACGACCAGATGGAGTAAACTTGTGTACAATCGCATGTCCTGGAGATTGTGTGTTAAGTAGCTGGTCGGATTGGTCAATTTGCCCAaaa gattGCCTATCGTCGCAAGAACAACAGCGGACCAGGTTGTTACTCAGAAGCCAGAGCCCTACCGGAGCAAATTGTCCAATAGCCATACAAACACAACCGTGTCACTTGAACTTCACATGCTTTAAATATTCTTGGAAAACAATAACAAATGTATCATGTCTGCCTTTGGGCGGCAGTCCATGTGGTGAAGGCATGACTGTTGGAGCGGTGTATTGTGAGAGGAGCGATGGTAGAACTGTTTCAGACCG GTTTTGTGCCGATCAGCCAAGACCAAATCCGTTGGACAAATGGTGCTATATCGATTGCCCAGTCGATTGCGCTCTTGAAGGCTGGTCACCGTGGAATTCGAGTTGCTCTTGCAACGACACAG GAGTGTCACGCAGAGCTTATACCGCTATGAACCCGAGTGCAACGGGCAGACAATGCCCCATGACCGTCGAACAATGGAAACCTTGTCCAGCCGTACCGTGTTATAGTTGGTCGCTCGGCCCGTGGTCAGCATGTCAACTTCAT GGAGCCGCTTGTGGACATGGTGTGACCAACAGGAACGTGACGTGCGTGAGGACCAATGACGGAGAAACGGTCGAGTCAACATTCTGTGGCTCTTTGGGGCAGCAAAAACCGCTTTCCTGGCAGAACTGTTACGTGTCCTGCGGTCCTGGCTGCACCCTGTCCGAGTGGAGCCAGTGGTCGCACTGTCACGGGGATTGCGAGAAGGAGACTATTGGCTACGAGACGAGATCCCGTACGGTAATATCGCAATCGCCGGCCGGAACCACCGCCTGCACCGATCCTCTGTGGGAGACCCGTGATTGCCGCATACCGCCTTGCATGACCTACGATTGGGCACTGACCCCGAACGCCGACGTCATATGCCGCAGATCTGACGGGCTCGTGGTTTTGGAAT CTTCTTGCAACCAATcggaaaaaccaaaatcaatgtGCAGTACTTTGCAAGGCAGCTATATATGCACCAAGGACATTTGTATGCCAGACGACAAATTGCAATGCGACCAGATGACCACTTGGGAGCAGCTTAAACACGATCCACGCGTCGTCGAATACATATTTTGCTTTGGATTTGTAGTAAAAATGGTCATCATAATTGGTGTGATCCTCTATTTCTTGCG tcgTTCAAAGAAACAAAACGAGTGCAAATACCACAAACAACCGGATTTAGCGTAA
- the LOC100166881 gene encoding acetylcholine receptor subunit alpha-type acr-16 isoform X1, whose translation MFKSFLKKVLCLIIIIKFANIDAAITDNYGKQHWNDTWTDKLRRDLLRFYDRHSRPVISDHLTNVTVNTVLKYVDLDFQNSIMTINAWVSMTWQDEKLLWNVSDYGDTKVVNMAYDEIWMPDIVAYNSADGHHDETYGKINCVVRSDGMVHWIPPAKFRVFCDVDLTNWPFGEHTCSLRLGSWTYDGNSVSMQINQKINTADMINLEEGCKWDITKVTQRRRVESYSCNSNDIYEDIHYSITVKRKIPAYHSIVVIPAIVVVFLTLSVFWLPPESTEKFMLSGVTLVIVCILLMMISGNVPIMSDRIPLIVMFYSNSLGMVTLSMVFSVLLHNLAKYKQPDHKVPKYITQLLNTKFGTVMRFTSMKNDDEDKILDESNDDKSQYPQLKESQWYYLALILDRTMFIVYLFLFIAMVIYFLK comes from the exons atgtttaaaagttttttaaaaaaagttttgtgtTTGATTATCATTATCAAATTTGCGAATATAGATGCTGCAATAACAG ACAATTATGGGAAACAACATTGGAACGACACGTGGACGGATAAGCTGAGAAGAGATTTATTGAGGTTCTACGATAGACACTCGAGACCGGTTATCAGTGATCATCTGACCAATGTCACGGtcaatactgttttaaaatatgtcgATCTG GACTTCCAAAATTCAATTATGACCATTAACGCCTGGGTATCGAtg ACTTGGCAAGATGAAAAACTTCTGTGGAATGTATCAGATTACGGAGACACAAAAGTTGTAAACATGGCTTATGATGAAATATGGATGCCCGATATTGTGGCCTACAACAG TGCTGACGGGCATCATGACGAGACTTATGGGAAGATTAACTGTGTAGTCCGTTCGGATGGAATGGTTCATTGGATACCACCAGCCAAGTTCCGAGTCTTTTGCGATGTAGACTTGACCAATTGGCCATTTGGAGAGCACACCTGTTCGTTGAGACTCGGCTCTTGGACGTACGACGGCAATTCCGTTAGCATGCAAATCAATCAGAAAATAAAC ACTGCCGACATGATAAACTTGGAAGAAGGTTGTAAATGGGACATCACAAAGGTAACGCAAAGACGAAGAGTCGAGAGCTACTCTTGCAATTCCAACGACATATACGAAGACATTCACTACAGCATCACCGTGAAGAGGAAAATACCGGCGTACCACAGCATAGTTGTCATACCAgcgatag TCGTCGTGTTCCTGACGCTATCCGTCTTTTGGCTACCTCCGGAGTCGACGGAGAAGTTTATGTTGAGTGGCGTTACTCTGGTCATAGTATGCATACTGTTAATGATGATCTCCGGCAATGTGCCCATCATGAGCGACCGTATCCCGTTAATAG TAATGTTTTACTCAAACTCGCTGGGCATGGTCACTCTATCGATGGTATTCTCAGTGTTGTTACACAATCTAGCTAAATACAAGCAACCCGACCATAAAGTACCCAAGTATATCACTCAGCTGTTGAACACAAAATTCGGAACCGTCATGAGATTTACATCAAtgaag AACGATGACGAGGACAAGATATTGGACGAATCAAATGATGATAAATCACAATATCCTCAACTGAAAGAAAGTCAATGGTATTATCTGGCTCTGATTTTAGATAGAACgatgtttattgtttacttatttttgttcattgctATGGTGATTTATTTTCTGAAGTGA